ATATTGATTTGGTTGGTACTGATTTGAATTGGGGAATGCTGCTGATCTAATACCGAATGGAAACTCACCAGGAGGCAGGTCAACGCTTTCAGGAATGTCAGCTAGTGCTCCAAATTCACCTAATGTTGACCTCTTATATACACCTTTATCCCCTAAATAGTCATACGGATGGTTACTCTTATCTATTATGTTCAAACTGAACTGAAGAGGTTTGTTTCTACCGAGGAATGCGTTTAATTTCACATTTTGAAATGCTTCacgaaaaatattgaaaaacaaatctaTTTCGATTGGTGCTGAAACATAAAGAGGAATGCAGAAATCAATTATAACCACATTAACAAAGCTTTCCGATGACAGCATTGTTTCGGCACTAGCATGTATATCAGCACTTGCTCCTCTGCTGCAAATATCATCGTCGAATCCTGGCCCGAACTTGTCCTTAATAGCATCATACAGTCGGAGAAGCATGCTATCTATCTCAGACATGTTCACATACAGCCGTTGTTCGGGTATCGCCCGTATATCGAGAAAAATCAGAATGTTCCAAACTGTTGCACTCATCGGTACACATTTGCCGACAAGACTTCTGGCGATAgagcaaaatgtattttcttcatccggattctgaaaaaaaatgtatagtttttctatattctttaaaatacaaaagtaCATAAAAGAAAGTATGGGGAAAGGATGAGTCGCAAAATACTTAACCAGAGTCGTTTTTACGAAACATTAATTCGTACTCGTCtcaaaatttataattttactgaCTATTTTTATCCGCGTTACAACAATCTGGACTAAAAATATAACTCCAAATAATTGAGAGATAAACCCCCAGATAAAAGTACGTTAAGACATTTGTTATTTCTGGTTAGTAGATAATAAGACCGCTTTAAAAGTTGAacttcaaatgaaataattgagAGATATCTTAAAATGCTTTGTTAAAACGAGCCCTGGCTTCAGCTTTagtgcattatttcatttagccaaattacttacataaacatgatttaaaacaaattgatttatCATAATTGTCATAaagattttttctgtttttatttgatacaGAACTCTTTCACACACATGTTTCCCAAAACATAGCCTCGCTTAAACCTGctttcacagattaaacatgTTTCGAGTAGCTTGGTCAAGTTTATCGGAATTAAGGTATTATTGCCATAAAGAAACCTCATACAGGGTTTGGGACTTGCGAACGAcctttatttaaagttgcatTGAGGTAAACCAGATTATCGGGACtttttttgtaactttttatGTATGACCTCGGGTGAACTTTGAAATTGGTCAATACTTATTACCGTTTATATATGGCAAAGCATCCATGTTTTAGTTATTTTCTGGATTAAAACCTCTTTGTTAtctaaaatattatcatatggACCAAGTTATTAACTGGGTCTCATTGGTTTGATTGTTGCAGACATTTCTTACTGTTTTAGTGCAGTTGGTACGAGTTACGGTTGAGATTGTGGTGTAAGTTACTAAATGCagtacttttttaaaaactgttgaaatggCAGCATTGGTCACGTTTTCCTATTTCTGTGTATATCTTAATCCAACAAGGCATGGTATGCACAATGCACACGAATGACACAACATTTGTGAGAAATCATGTGCCAGATCACTGTCAAGCAGTATGTAAAACAGTCAGGCTATATACAAATGTCACGCAATGTCTAGGTTTGTCAAATTAtaacatatgttttgtattttattttgtggtatcatgtttgtattgttttattttgcgaATGAATGTGCATTAACTTGCATAGTACAAATCTCATTGTAATTATATTGGGAATGTATAGGGAATGTATGTCAGCATACAATATGTATGGGAAATTAGCGAATGGCTAATGAATATTCACGAGTTTTCGCGCTTCTGTCGTGATTATCCAAAGTGATTTATAAAAGAGGAACCCATTACCGTCAATATTACAGATATCACTTCCACACATAGGTAGAAGGTCCACGGTAATACCTACACATCTATGGATAATATGACTAGAGACAATAAACATGACATTTGTAATAAACAAATTACAGTACCTCATTCACCCGAACAGCGGACATGTCATCTAGACTTCTTTGCACGTTCAGGAGACCAGAGAAAGAAAATATCTCAGAATGTTTGTCCATGTAATACGGTATTTGGCAAAGTTGCCTCAAATCATTTGGATCATATCCATtacaaatgtaacaaaatatatttttaaatcttgaAAGCTCTGATAAGCTGTCCAATGAATAAACCGACGTATATGCTAAGCATGCCGCTTCTATGTCCGCGTTGTAGATTGTCCAAAGACCGGTTTGGTTGCATGAGTTTACAGCGCCCGTGCATGAATAAATTTCAAACTCTGGCTCGGGATGAAACGCTATTTTACAAGAccttttttctaatattttgtcTAGAAGAACAGTTTCGTCCCGACTACCGTCAATGAGTGTTTCGCAGGTCAAAGATGTATTAAAGTACTCTAAATCGACATCAAGAACACCATTGCAGTAAGCACAATGTCTATTTCGAAACAACGTTCTATTCAATCTATCAAAACAAGGAACTATGTCTATTACACTTCCAACGCCCCCTGCAAcgtatttattttcacatttgtttATGCTTATATATTCGGATTGGTCTTTATGTCGTGTGCAACTGCTTACAGCATACATGTGACTGCGATACCCAACGCCCGATGTCTGCCCAATTTCTAAAGGTATACAGCTTTTCGACAACTTCGTTTGTGGTGGAAACTGTGTAgaataattcaatattatatCCAAACAGCAGTTATTTGTATCCAAACACACTTCTAAATCACAACTGCATGCACCACAACACGGGTCTAAATATCCCGGATAATCATAGGCCTCACGGTGGACGTTACAGAGTTGAGTATAGGGACAAGACCGTATCTGTATCTCTATCATATGTCTATGGATATTCGTGCCGAAGCTTTCGAGTTCACGAAACAGTATATCTTCGTCTTGTACCTTTGATGTATTACGGAGTATGTTGATCAGAATTTCCATTGTGCTGTTGCCAGTTAAAAAGACCGGGTCGTGCTCGGTTAGAAATAAGTCACGAAACATTAGCGTTGTGTTTTCAGATTGCGGTATCGTTAAATTATACTGCATAAAGTCAATATAATCCTCTGTATGCATTTCACGAGCATGcattaataagaaaaatatcgAAGACTTGAGAAGTAAAACTTGCAATATATTAGTATTCATTTTCACTTCATAAAGAAAAGAATGTAACTGGAAAACAATCCCATAACCCTTTTATATATTCACGTGAAAACGTTTGACATTAAGGTCGAATCCCTATGGAATAATTATCCTATTATTGTGATTGGGGTTCCTGGTTATACAGGACCAATGTGATATTAGACCTtgatttatttatgcaatagtTATGGTATTAACATTTCTATATGTTAAATGTCAATTAATTCTGATGATTTCTATGACAAAAACCCAgctattaattatatatttataaatatttaatgttaatattacaCTGGAAACTTGGCATCGGGATACATTTAAGCAAATAGTCGCCATGTCAATATTCActcaatattttccaatttataCTAATTGGATTATATTTCAGCagtctttgaaatattaaacgGCTGGATTAGGCTAGATTTTCtgaaaaatcataattaaaaaagttCAACATGTGCAATTTTTTTGTACTCAGGAAAAACGCATATTGTCAGtaagataatataaaaaaacaacaacatttaaacacaatctTATTAAAAAAGTGGAAATTCAACATCAGAAGTATTAACgcattttgaaaagaaaacgtTTGGTCCCGGTACGGCTGGGGTTTTAACACACGACAGGAAAACTGCAAACAAAATGCCAGCGCATAATCCACTGTTTGAAGACTATCAAGTAGAGGTTTTCTGGAGAAGCAGAACTTGCATTTTTTGTATCAGAGCTTTTAAAACAACCGTAAAATGATCTTCATCGACATTTGGAATAAAGAAAACGGCTTCGGGAGATACATATTCTACCCTGTAGTAGATCTCGGATCCATGTCATATCTTCTATTTATAATCTTTTTAAAACGATTTATATTTCTTCCGTTTCTAGTTGTAAACTGcaattacatttgaaaatttcCAGTGTATTAAGGGTATATACCTTAATCCGACTCTACAACTAAGTAAAACATTACCTTAAACGACAGAAATTTTGCAATATTAAGACGTTTAATACACGTGTGACCTTAAAACGTATAATAATTTATTCCAGTTTCTATATTTACCAGATCTAATAACATTACCAATGGACAACTCTTATGAAAAGTTCGGGAAGGCTAAGGGTTAGAACGTCCGCCTCCCGACCCGGTTGTCTCTGACATGGATCTCTGACATGGACACTCATTACTGGTGAGGTCGACCCAAGAACCGGACCGGAGTGTTGAAGAAAGGTTATAACTCTACACCATCATGctaatttttatgtatatacTCAACACTCctgcttttttttctttttttgtaaatagaagcgtaaactttgttttgttccttaaattttatttccataACGAAATGGACgttgataaataaaattaagcTGTCTTGAAGGAATCCTTAGATGTTCTTTAGGTTGTAACAATAAGCGAGAACATTGATAAGAACAATATAGTTATATGGTGGCAATAATTCTAAcaagataaatgaaaaaataacagttcAATTTTAACCGTATAATAAAGAtatagaatattaaaacaacatactaTCACAgacacaattttaacattatacgCTACAACAGCGCATTTTTCATTTCCAGCGACAGTGTTTTAACATACGAACTGTTAATGTtaatacattaaccattcaTTACTGACTGTTACATATTATGTTTGTGATTATCTGCTATAAGTTCAACTACTTTTTTTGTCTACTTATTGTTtagaacatattataaaaatggttattataaataacattttcaacataTGTTTACAGCTATTATAATTCTACTTTGCAGCAATGTAGGTTGATCAATTTTGCAGTATGTTTTAGATGgaaacaatataattgtttgtttaagacTTGTGTGCAGAAATACGTGTACATTCTTAAAAGTATACGTAGATGTAAGATTGGTGAGGAAATACGTGTACATTCTTATAAGTATACGTAGATGTAAGATTGGTGAGTTTTACAATATCTGTATGTATATACGCGTGTTAACAATAACAACCAACCCCGGCCCAAGATTCACAAAAAATCTCAGATTCTTACCCAACTGCATACactatataaatcatttttatattctaaatagaaaagaaatcaattatgtttcctttattttctattttgttttgtatttaaccTAATATTTTGCCTTTACTTCATTTGAATACGCATATTTACTCCTCATCAAGTACATATCTTGCTCTTAAAGAACACTATCAATATAATCTGTGAGAGAATAGGATTATTAAAGAGcaaaacattgaacaatttaaacTATTCTAGGCCATAATGAATACTACATTGAAGACACGTGCAGCATACATAGGTGCAGCATTACATAGCGAGTACATacttaacataacatatatggAAACGGGacaaaataatgccccttgTCTAGGTTGGTGAAAACAGTTTAACAGATGAATGACGATAGATTCAAAATAGATTCATTAATTGACCCAAATCAGTTAAAATGTTAGAAGTAACATTTGGCGAAAAGTTCCATGTGATGGGCATGCGtatattttaatagttatataatattCCTTTAAAATCTATTTTGAATCCCAAAAATGGACGGACATTGATAGGTTATAACATCATTACAGTATTACTACAATAATAACATGTGTCATTTTATATGTAAAGCCTTATCCAAAGATTGAAGATAACTATACTTAACATTCAAGCAATTTGGTACCGagatgtgattttttttataacacttTTGCCGACTCTTATTTAACCCCTATTATTCCTTTGAATTTCTTCCAGATAAAGTCCACCATTTCGTATTCATTTTCAGCATTAGCAGTTTGTTCCTTGACCGTCGTGAACGCGTCCGCGATGATCGTCAAGAAGATACTCATAAGACCGATGTAGATAACCATGATAAACGCAAAGAAAAAGATAGGTCCTAAGAATTTGTGTGACCCGCTCATGGCGTCAAAATCAAAGGCACCCAGCGTGAACGCGAACGTGGATTCGGCCGATTGTACAAAACCGTTATAACCCGCCATGTGCTTGCCGAAGAGAAGGTACGCAGTAAGGACGAAGGCGAGAAAGTAGAGCAGAAAAGCGATGGAGAAGACTTTGAGGTCCTTGGTGGCCAGCTTTACGGTTTCGCCGAGCATGTTCATCTTTTTGTTGAACTGAAGGAGCTTGAGGAACTGGATGGAGGCGAGGAAGACGACACAAGCCGTCATATAGCCGTACAACTCGTCGTACATGGCCAACGACTGGAAGTTAATAAACTCCGCTGAAAACGTAAAATAGCATTGTATTGAGGTATTTCATCCACAAAtaaataagtagtttataatgCCATTGGcgataatgttaaattttgatgcctggtGACACAGTCAAATGTTGGTAATATTTGAAATGGTATTACCTGCTGATAAATACTATGTGAAATTGTCCGAAAGCacaatataaagtaaataaGACTAGAGGTTCaagttattgcattttttatttttgttttctattttaactGAAGCTGAAGTtgatttttcgtttttttttgcTATCTATCAAGGcacaaaaaagaaacaggtTTGCAATATATTCTTGCTCTTTACATACAGCCTTAAAACGATACCTAAATAATACAGGGTCACTATGCATAAAAATGCTCATATTTTAGGGTCGAAAACcttattgtataatttattacatCATATTGCAAAACAGATGTCCcgtaacatgtatatatgtaacaatGACACCAGCAGAGggcgacaacaacaacaacaacaactgtaATTACATTTAATTTGTAATTCTTATGTAACTGAGCTGtgtctgttttcttttaaattttaattcggggaaaatattatattctaggttttaaagctttttaaatcAGATA
Above is a genomic segment from Mya arenaria isolate MELC-2E11 chromosome 2, ASM2691426v1 containing:
- the LOC128216281 gene encoding uncharacterized protein LOC128216281 → MHAREMHTEDYIDFMQYNLTIPQSENTTLMFRDLFLTEHDPVFLTGNSTMEILINILRNTSKVQDEDILFRELESFGTNIHRHMIEIQIRSCPYTQLCNVHREAYDYPGYLDPCCGACSCDLEVCLDTNNCCLDIILNYSTQFPPQTKLSKSCIPLEIGQTSGVGYRSHMYAVSSCTRHKDQSEYISINKCENKYVAGGVGSVIDIVPCFDRLNRTLFRNRHCAYCNGVLDVDLEYFNTSLTCETLIDGSRDETVLLDKILEKRSCKIAFHPEPEFEIYSCTGAVNSCNQTGLWTIYNADIEAACLAYTSVYSLDSLSELSRFKNIFCYICNGYDPNDLRQLCQIPYYMDKHSEIFSFSGLLNVQRSLDDMSAVRVNENPDEENTFCSIARSLVGKCVPMSATVWNILIFLDIRAIPEQRLYVNMSEIDSMLLRLYDAIKDKFGPGFDDDICSRGASADIHASAETMLSSESFVNVVIIDFCIPLYVSAPIEIDLFFNIFREAFQNVKLNAFLGRNKPLQFSLNIIDKSNHPYDYLGDKGVYKRSTLGEFGALADIPESVDLPPAAYTAFPKLRRSLPGWNVMSLVSILFIAQVLYLISNLGGFQSGALTCKAIGILVHFSWLLCLFWMNVCTFHMFRVLTKMTVIRSGSNWKRYFLYLSYAFSLSTAFTGVNVIVSVTRESGFGYGKYSCYIDTQEMVMFTFALPVALLIISNFVMFVSVLLKIKRSPSVQKNVKKERNDLEIFVKLSTITGMTWIFGLINSVTQISFFSYLFIVLNACQGVFLFFAFICNRRVYSMLTNLVYGASELSTTGNTISTTAC